The segment GTCACAGACAACAAGACggggcagaaaaatatttaagaactactCTATTTTTCAAATCATCTATGAGCTGGCAGAGCATGGACTCACATGCAGTTTCTGATTTTCCACTTCAGTGATGATTTTCCTATACAGCCTGTACCAACATCTATGGTGCAACACAACAGAATTCTATTTTACCAAAACCATTAGAgaatttttcctttcaaactGCCTCCTGAATGCATTTTTCACCTCCTTGTTCCTCAGGCTATAGATGAGGGGGTTCAACATGGGGATTACCACAgtataaaatagagaaatcacTTTATTGATATCCAGGGAGGAAGTTGAGCCAGGACGAACATAGATAAAGAAAAGAGTCCCATACAGGATGGAGACAACTGCCAGGTGAGAAGAGCAAGTGGAGAAAGCTTTCTGCTTCCCATCAGCAGTCTGGATCTTCAAGATGGCAGCCAGGATGCAAACATAGGAGACCATGATGATCAGACCACTGAGTACAACTACAGCTCCAGCCATGATGAACAGCACTAACTTATTGatccatgtgtgtgcacatgctagGGAAAGCAGTGGAGAAATGTCACAGAAGAAGTGATTGATGATATTTGGACCACAGAAGGGTAAGCGGAAAGTGAGGATTGTATGAGTCATTGTGCTTATAAGAGCCATGGCATAAGGCCCTACCACCAGCTGCACGCAGACACTCTGGGACATAACAAGTGTATACAACAAAGGCTTACAGATGGCCATATACCGGTCATATGCCATGGAAGCCAGGAGGAAACATTCAGTTGCCACAAAAAGACCAGAGAACCACATCTGTGCAGCACAACCCGTGAAAGAGATGTCTTTTTTCTCTGCGAAGATATCACACAGCATCTTGGGGGCAATGGAAGAAGAGGAACAAATATCTACAAAGGACAAGTGGCTGAGAAAAAAGTACATAGGGGTGTGGAGTCTTGGATCGGTCCTTATGAGAACGATCATCCCTGTGTTACCCCCGAGGGTGACAAGATAGACAGACAGAAGCATGACAAAGAGGACAATCTGCTGATGGACATGATCTGTGAGGcccaagaaaagaaattcagtcaCTTGTGTCTGATTCTTATCTTCCATTGATCAGTTGTAATCTGTTACAAGAaggaaagtaatttttattttaaaaaaatcaatcatcaacagttacaaataatattttaagccAATAACATATTATACTAAACAGATCTATAGTAGAGAATTATTGACATATTGTTGAACTAGAAGACAGTATGTCCATGTATTAGGTCTAGGAGTTGTGTGAAAATACTGTGTGAACTTGGATGATTCACCCTCCATCTCTTTGGATTCAGTACTCTCCCATAAAAAGTGGAGTCCAACTATATCATCTAAAGTTCTGAAAGttataaaattgaatttgaaatggGAATTACTCTCCACATTTCATCTTATTGTGTTATGGGATAATAAAACTCACTTAGGAATACCTTTACTGAAAATACTCTAAAATCTCACCAATATGATAGATCCTTTTGTTAGACATCTGGGAAAGAACTAAGCAAGGGAGTTCTTGTTCTCACTGAAGAATCAGTACCACTCTAATGTTATTAAGACACAATTCATAGATGTGTTTAGCAGTCTACTCTCTACTTGCACTGATAACAGGATGTGGAAAGGATAATGCACACAATTAGTGAAGCAGTTACTCCTATAAAAGAATATGATGtcatggaagaaatggagaggTCGTATGTGTAAGAACAAGGTATCTGGCAAATTTTGGACAGCAAAATGGAAATGCCATGACAAttgtatagaaaaataagcaTCTGTTTGCACCAAaataacatattattattattttatgtgattCCCTGTACATTATACAAACTTCTTTTAAGGCACTTATCCTGACATCTGTCAGGCATTATCAATTATAGTAATGTGTAAAATATCAAATGGGGAATGATTTGTACAGGGAGtattatgaagaaaattttactttctgcCTCATTAGTTCgggaagaagaaatcaaatggtTTCCAAGGAGACAATCACTATGCAggaaaatttataagaaaaatcttgttttaaataacatttattatctcttcaaTTAAtgtcatctttaaataaaataaaaacaatatactaGTTATATTATTCAATAATTTTAGGTGAAGCTTGATATATGATATAAACAGTGACTGTATCAATttgattcttttatcattttaataattatttgctcAATTCTATATAAAGTATGATTTCAACAGTCACAAAGATGATTCTAGGCTTATGTTAGCATCAGCCAGGGCATTATGCCAGTCCAAAAACACTAATATAAGTATGTGGGAATTAGGAGGTTGAATAGACAGCCTCCTTCTATTTTTGatccaatctctctcttttctttcttttcctttcttttctttcctttcttccttttcttttctttcctttctttattttcttttcttcctttctttctccttttctttttctttcttgctttctctttcttgctttctctttcttgctttcttctttctttctttttctttctttccttctttctttcttccctctcttttctttctttctttattcatttgaatgTAAGCTATTCTGAGACAAGGAGGTTAATCTCTATGCCCCTTTCACACCTACATTCTGTGACCTTAGAAATCCTCAAAGACGTTGTATCtctatatttaaagaaatcaataggaaattcaattttaaaaactcacaccAAACCAGCTGTTTTGTCCTGGAAGGGTATGAACAAAATGCCAAAGTCTACTCTCTTTAGAGAGCCCGAGCTAAGAAGGTTGATTTTCCTGACATTTAAGCTCATCATGAGGTTTCTCCACCAAATTTCAAAAACTTCCTATTTTCCAAAATGCAACGTACTCACTTCTTTAAGGATACCCTTCATGTAGCTCCTTTAACTGCTATAGAGGAAATGATCATTTTCTAGAAGAAGGGAACCCTCAACTTCCTTCATGGTGGTAACTTTTCTAAGAGGTATGACTTCTAAATACTTGGCGAAGAAGACAAATGTCCATCTTGAAGAGCCTGCAAGTACAAAGATGTTGTTTGACCCGCACATGAATACACACACTGCACAGCACAAGGAGATTTCTGTAGTTCTCAGGAGTTTTCAATAGTTTAGGGCCAGGTCCCCAAAGAACTAAAACCTCAAGAGTTTACACCCACAgggacaaaattaaaataactgcaGTGGCACTTGGACCAAGTACTATTTCATAACTGTGTCTTTTCTCAAAGAGAGGATTCCTAAGAAAACAATGGGGGTTTTTCCCCCACTTTGGGATCCTTCTTGCCGAAAAGAGCTCTCTTTTCCATCAGTGGGGAGTGATGCATGGGGCACCCAGGACCAGTTTGGAGGAAGTAGTTTGCTGCCTGGATTCTGGAGAAACAGCCCCTGATGTTAACCTCAATTCCACAGCTTTACTGCTTGGGTCACTTTAAGCACATATTTAAGTCTTTCTGTGCCTTGTTCTCTTAATCTCTAAACTAAAGAAGACAGCAGTGTCTAGTTCACAGAGATCTTGGAAGGACTTAATGAAGTGATACATTTAAACTACTTAATGAGTGTCCAGCACAGAATCCGTGCTCATTAATGTTGTGTATTATTATTAGGGATTTATAGCATAGTTAAGGATACAATACttagacattaaaataaaagcagttttttgtttgtttctttgtttatatctaggcaaaaaaaaaaaaaaaaaccacagtccCTGGACTCCAAAGAAAGGATAGATTACTATAAAACTGGAATAGAGGAGAAAACACTCAAGGAAGGAAtttctctagaaaaataaataaaatttagaaagactGAAGTTAAAGGAAAGGTATTCCAGGCAGTGCTAAGGAGATCCATAGAAATAGGAGCAGAAGCAAGGAAGTTGTTTGGGATGGAAGGGTCACactcaagaaagaaacaaatgtagaGTCTGATGACACAGATTAAACTAATGCAATCACCACCTTCTCTGAGAACCTTATTGTTGAAAGAAGAGTTGATATCCCCTTCTATTCAACCCCGATAGTATTTTATTGGTAGATCATTTTAACTATCTATCTCAGAAGGTTGTCAATAATTGGTGTTGTATCAGTATTTCTTGACTTACTGGAAAGTAAACCCCCTCAAATTTGTAATTCATAATGGTAtatatttagtaattaaaattatgttacatACCTTTGATTATGGATGGCAGGAAAATTCttcttaaaaccattttaaaaaataagaaaaacaacagaaacagattttattgacattttatcatacctaaaaagggagaggaaaataataagaaaaatcattctattaacagaaaaaaaattatagaaaattctttgatacatttttaaaattaaaaatattcattatgtgGAATAGCAccattgaagaaagaaaaaatttacatcAGGTAATAGGAAGTAAGTTGGCTAATCCcaggaaagaaattatattaaaactgtCAGcacatgaaacaaaacaaaaaagtaatataGACACTCCTTAAAACAATTATGGAAGGTATTTGAGAaggttaaaaagataaaatttaaaaataaaccacaacttcaaaatattcatagaaaaaaatgattaccAAGGAATAAAGGAAGCTCTAACATACAAATAATTGGTATCTCTGAAGAAGAGAGATGTTGTATGCTAAAAACTTAGTAAAATATCAGATGATTTGTATTTAAGCAGTAAAAACACACAATATGTCttaaggaaaaaacataaaattctggTAAAtggttagacttttttttttcttttccttaagaggaaaaaaaaatctaatcattCTCAAAATACTCAGCAGTTTCCTTCCACCCTACATTAGAGTGAATAATCTTATACATGGACCAAGATTAGAAAACTGTGGGGATTAGAGGAAATGGTGATATGACAATAGTAACATAATCAATAGTGATATTAATATAACCAATAATAATATGGTAACATAATTAACACAAACATGAAAGAAGGTGGAGTTTTACAGGTTCTCTTGCCTACCAATCTCCTCCTCTCAGTGTAGAGAGTTATTAAATGtgataaatacagtattttatatgTAGGTATAGTCTAAGACAGAGGAAATTTGCCACTAGGAGTATTAAGGATAACAAtctttcagggcgcctgggtggctcagttgttaagcatctgccttcagcccagggcgtgatcccagagtcctgggattgagccccgcatggggctcctcagctgggagcctgcttcttcctctcccactccccctgcttgtgttccctctctcactggctatctctctctctgtcaaataaatggataaaatcctaaaaaaaaaaaaatgaggaaaaaaaaaaaaaaaaaaaaaaaaagcataacaatCTGTCAAAATCAGCTTatggaaggaaaattaaaaatataaatgtaggaAAAGTCtaatattaactaattaatattAACATCTTTTATACTGATAATAGTTTTAAAGCAATAATTCAAGAAAtagttcattatatttttttaagtctctctgTTCTAAAGGTTAACATCAGAATTTATAGAATAACACCTATAACAGAATTTTAGAATAACATCTAAATTCTAAAGGTTAAcatcagaaattataaaaataaattataccacTTTCAGATTACCAGAAGAAATCCACATATGTTACACATGCCTTAAAACATCCAAAGTCAtactataaagtaaaatatttttaaaagaaatattaaaagaagaaagctttAAGAATGGAGTGTACAGCTAACATAAACCCATTTATTATTGCAGCATTAGTTAAAATagcaaaagattagaaataactttttatcaatatttgactagttaaatagttttttaaatgaattagagCAATGTGTTTTGAAGTGACACAATTACACATAAaatattcaacttaaaaaatCAAGGAGCAAAATCACATCATctcaataaacacagaaagacacatttcataaaatacaacatcttttcaaaataaaaactcttaacagattggatatagaaggaacatacATTAACATAAtgaagaccatatatgacaaacctaCAGCTAGCATTATACTCgatgaagaaataggaaagttTTTCCACTAAGATCATGAACAAGACAACATTGCACACTCTCACCAcctttactcaacatagtactagaagtcctagctatagcaattagaaaagaaaaagaaataaaagcatccaaactggaatggaagaaataaaatggtcacTTTTTGCTGattaaatgcttttatatttagaaaatcccCAAGAGTCCATCAAAaaaccatacaacccagcaattctacttctgtgtatatacctaaaggaaatgaaaacagttttgaggagatatctgtactcccatgttcattgcagcattattcacaatagctaaaatatgtaTAGAAACACCTAATTACCCATTaagagataaatggataaaaagatgtgttgtaggggctcctgggtggctcagtcagttaagcggccaactcttgatttctgctcaggtcatgacctctgggtcctgggctcaagtccagcattgggctctttgctcagtggggggtctgcttacggattctctctccccctctgcctctgggcctcctcctgctcatgctctctctaaattaattaattaattagttcttttaaaaaacgtggcatggaacattattcagccatgagaaaagaGAATATCCTGACATacgcaacaacatggatgggctaCTATTTTATTCATGCATAGTATAATGAATACAGATAACAATGCTAtactataattatgtaaaatgatAAGTAACACTGaaatggcaatcatattacaatatataatgtATCAGGCTAACAGaatgtacatcttaaacttatacaCTATATCTCagattcattcaataaaataaatcaataaataagccAAGTGTAGAGATGTGTATAAGGTAAACTTTCCTTTACATTATTTGTAAAAGTGCACACATATGTACAAATATGCATGCTTTTCTATGCAGAGAAAAATCTCTTGATAAGAAATCTCTTCATAGGAAACTGGAGTGGAtgggaaatttacatttatttatattttcattatgcaATGTAAATTTTGCACTACTCACAATCATActttaaaagtggaaaataacAAACCTTTGAAATTATTTGGGGAGGaatacttaaattcaattagccaaggtataagtacatcattagtttttgatataatgttcaatgattcattagttgtgtatagacattcatatttctattaattttaaaaaagaatatgaaaagtttGTACAGCATGTATGATCTGACTAAGGAATTACATCCAAATCTACTATTTTATCCATGTCTTTACCTCTATACCTCATGATTTAACTGTCTTCCTAAAGTTGtccataaataaatgtaaaatgtaagcCACCAGCCGTAAAGCAAAAAATTTActtctttagaaaatgtatatgtatttcaaCATGAATAATacaagtgttgataaggataGTCCTAGCTTGAAGTGGCTTCTGGTTGTTGATGTCCCACCTTGTCCCACCATCTTCAATTCACTGCTGCATAATCCCTTTTGTGACCACCATTTAATCCCTGGGATAAAGCCAAGAGGTACAGTTATAAAGCTGATACTGCTACcttgataataaaatataataccttAACCTAATATTCCCAGCTATTTACTTGAGTCATATTTGTAGTTTCTCCTGACCtagaaacactaatttaaaatgaGCCTCAGCCACTTACTCATTGGGCACCCTACTACATCATGAAATTGCCTCTCCAATTACTAGCCAGCAAGAAAGAGGCTTAAAATCATAACTCCGAACGAACTTCAGGCACCTCAGAAAGTGTGGTGTGTACCCTGCTTCCCTCCATTACACTGGGTAGTGTGGCAGACTCTGTTGTCATATACCAGCCAACTCTCACTGCCACCACCTGCATTTCTTTATCTGAGGATTTCTCTTCCTACTAGTTTTCTACTACTCAGCAAGCCAGAAGTGCTCCCCAAAAATTAAGACTCCCTGGGAGCAGTTTTCAACCAAAGACTGattcaagaaaatgagaaaatgaagcaaatagattaaaaaacagatgggacaaaaaaaaacaaaacaaaacaaaacaaaacagatgggacaacaggaaaacaaaaagcaagatggTAGAT is part of the Ailuropoda melanoleuca isolate Jingjing chromosome 16, ASM200744v2, whole genome shotgun sequence genome and harbors:
- the LOC100470527 gene encoding olfactory receptor 5G3; amino-acid sequence: MEDKNQTQVTEFLFLGLTDHVHQQIVLFVMLLSVYLVTLGGNTGMIVLIRTDPRLHTPMYFFLSHLSFVDICSSSSIAPKMLCDIFAEKKDISFTGCAAQMWFSGLFVATECFLLASMAYDRYMAICKPLLYTLVMSQSVCVQLVVGPYAMALISTMTHTILTFRLPFCGPNIINHFFCDISPLLSLACAHTWINKLVLFIMAGAVVVLSGLIIMVSYVCILAAILKIQTADGKQKAFSTCSSHLAVVSILYGTLFFIYVRPGSTSSLDINKVISLFYTVVIPMLNPLIYSLRNKEVKNAFRRQFERKNSLMVLVK